The Megalops cyprinoides isolate fMegCyp1 chromosome 10, fMegCyp1.pri, whole genome shotgun sequence genome window below encodes:
- the si:ch211-11c3.9 gene encoding uncharacterized protein si:ch211-11c3.9 has translation MLVTISTLLNLIIFFLPHCLSGDTAVHVPVKPEPAVLSVSAEGVTEQGSISVSCIAPSTARVVSWRLYSDTQHSPLRNDTRGGGRVRFTVTGRELLQGATLFRLYTIARVSCDYTEMETLAVSQRSDSAAVKVYGQLPEPKMRATPTVIRESDSVQLRCEGPGSPSDSQCNFYIGAKELPSSTCQRSVTGVELLKEQSPSTYTEVQVKCQYTVNIGYNINSPYSGSVTVTLLDLTKPNISVSTHRTETQIRCEAPSPITGAVFQLYNRGVNASKENQAGPGERAVTFTVPDDPNLRYCCSYQYRRFKSALSDCVGPKRHPETGWFPTVGVVSAVCVVLLGVTAVCLYWRCKKCGSNSL, from the exons ATGCTGGTCACAATTTCCACTCTTCTGAATTTGATCATCTTCTTCCTCCCACACT GTTTGAGTGGAGACACCGCAGTTCATG TTCCAGTGAAGCCCGAGCCAGCAGTGCTCAGCGTGAGCGCGGAGGGAGTGACCGAACAGGGGTCCATCAGTGTCAGCTGCATAGCTCCGTCCACAGCGCGAGTGGTCAGCTGGAGGCTGTACAGCGACACGCAGCACAGCCCCCTGAGAAACGATACACGGGGAGGGGGGCGAGTCCGGTTCACGGTGACCGGGAGGGAACTCCTCCAGGGAGCGACGCTGTTCCGGCTGTACACTATAGCGAGGGTGAGCTGCGACTACACAGAGATGGAAACGCTCGCTGTCTCACAGCGTAGCGACAGCGCTGCTGTCAAAGTGTACG GCCAGCTACCAGAACCCAAGATGCGAGCGACACCTACAGTCATAAGAGAGAGTGACTCAGTGCAGCTGCGCTGTGAGGGGCCTGGgtctccctctgactctcagTGCAATTTCTACATCGGTGCGAAAGAGCTGCCTTCTTCAACATGTCAGCGTTCGGTTACTGGGGTCGAGCTGCTCAAGGAGCAAAGTCCCAGCACATACACCGAGGTTCAAGTTAAATGTCAGTACACAGTCAACATAGGATATAACATCAATTCCCCGTACAGTGGTTCTGTTACAGTAACACTGCTGG aCCTGACAAAACCCAATATCTCAGTCTCCACTCACCGCACTGAAACACAGATTCGCTGTGAAGCCCCTTCACCCATCACTGGAGCTGTCTTTCAACTGTATAACAGGGGTGTAAATGCCTCTAAAGAGAATCAGGCTGGaccaggagagagagctgtcacCTTCACTGTCCCTGACGACCCCAACCTGAGATACTGCTGTAGCTATCAGTATAGAAGATTCAAGTCTGCATTGAGTGACTGTGTTGGACCTAAGAGGCATCCAGAGACTG GCTGGTTTCCCACAGTGGGAGTggtttctgcagtgtgtgtggttttgctgGGCgtgacagctgtctgtctgtattggAGATGCA AAAAATGTGGATCCAACAG CCTTTGA
- the LOC118784194 gene encoding uncharacterized protein LOC118784194 isoform X1 yields MYSDASTVTVLDLIKPNISVSTHHPETQISCEAPSPITGAVFHLYDTRSKNIIKESHAGAGERSVTFVVPHDPDPNLRYCCSYQYRTINSVMSDYAGPKEHPVTDLIKPNISVSTHDTETHIHCEAPPSITGAVFHLYDTRSESHVKEKQAGAGESAVTFTVPHEPNLKYCCSYQYTRLNSAKSDCVGPKGPSDTGISGWLPIVGGVSAACVILLGATALCLCWRHKKHRSNRQPITPSNDPAEASYSVASKEEHNKDPTLSDVTYSSINHMAPQCSYPAPSQDSVVYSSLKTD; encoded by the exons atgTACAGTGACGCCTCTACAGTAACTGTGCTGG ATCTGATTAAGCCCAATATCTCAGTCTCCACTCACCACCCAGAAACACAGATCAGCTGTGAAGCCCCTTCTCCCATCACTGGAGCTGTCTTCCACCTGTATGACACCAGGAgtaaaaatatcattaaagAGAGCcatgctggagcaggagagagatcCGTCACCTTCGTTGTCCCCCACGACCCCGATCCCAACCTGAGATACTGCTGTAGTTATCAGTATAGAACCATAAACTCTGTAATGAGCGACTATGCTGGACCAAAGGAGCATCCAGTGACTG ATCTGATTAAGCCCAATATCTCAGTCTCCACTCAcgacactgaaacacacatccACTGTGAAGCCCCCCCTTCCATCACTGGAGCTGTCTTCCACTTGTATGACACCAGGAGTGAAAGTCATGTTAAAGAGAAGcaggctggagcaggagagagtgcCGTCACCTTCACTGTTCCCCATGAGCCAAACCTGAAATATTGCTGTAGCTATCAGTATACAAGGTTAAACTCTGCGAAAAGCGACTGTGTTGGACCTAAGGGGCCTTCAGACACTG GAATTTCAGGCTGGTTGCCCATAGTGGGAGGGGTTTCTGCAGCGTGTGTGATCTTGCTGGGTGccacagctctctgtctgtgctggagaCACA aaaaacacagatccAACAG GCAGCCGATTACTCCCAGCAATGACCCTGCGG AGGCTTCTTACAGTGTGGCCAGCAAAGAAGAACACAACAAGGACCCA ACTCTCTCTGACGTGACTTACTCCTCTATCAATCACATGGCTCCTCAGTGCTCATACCCTGCGCCTTCACAGGACAGTGTGGTGTACAGCAGTCTGAAGACAGACTGA
- the LOC118784194 gene encoding uncharacterized protein LOC118784194 isoform X2, producing the protein MYSDASTVTVLDLIKPNISVSTHHPETQISCEAPSPITGAVFHLYDTRSKNIIKESHAGAGERSVTFVVPHDPDPNLRYCCSYQYRTINSVMSDYAGPKEHPVTGISGWLPIVGGVSAACVILLGATALCLCWRHKKHRSNRQPITPSNDPAEASYSVASKEEHNKDPTLSDVTYSSINHMAPQCSYPAPSQDSVVYSSLKTD; encoded by the exons atgTACAGTGACGCCTCTACAGTAACTGTGCTGG ATCTGATTAAGCCCAATATCTCAGTCTCCACTCACCACCCAGAAACACAGATCAGCTGTGAAGCCCCTTCTCCCATCACTGGAGCTGTCTTCCACCTGTATGACACCAGGAgtaaaaatatcattaaagAGAGCcatgctggagcaggagagagatcCGTCACCTTCGTTGTCCCCCACGACCCCGATCCCAACCTGAGATACTGCTGTAGTTATCAGTATAGAACCATAAACTCTGTAATGAGCGACTATGCTGGACCAAAGGAGCATCCAGTGACTG GAATTTCAGGCTGGTTGCCCATAGTGGGAGGGGTTTCTGCAGCGTGTGTGATCTTGCTGGGTGccacagctctctgtctgtgctggagaCACA aaaaacacagatccAACAG GCAGCCGATTACTCCCAGCAATGACCCTGCGG AGGCTTCTTACAGTGTGGCCAGCAAAGAAGAACACAACAAGGACCCA ACTCTCTCTGACGTGACTTACTCCTCTATCAATCACATGGCTCCTCAGTGCTCATACCCTGCGCCTTCACAGGACAGTGTGGTGTACAGCAGTCTGAAGACAGACTGA